One Candidatus Methylomirabilota bacterium genomic window, TAACGCATTTCAGTATAAAGGCGCATATGTGCCCGGCCCTTTGGGGCAGATTCAGCCCCGAAGGGCCGTTGCCTTTTCCACGGTCCCCCATCGGTTCTGTAGTCGTGATAGCAACTGTCTTGGTTGTCAAGAGCTACGCGCAATATTTATGGTCCACGGGGTCTGATGTTTGAGCATCGCATTCAGAATGGTCAGCAGCTTCCGCATACAGGCGGTCAAGGCGACCTTCTTCGCTTTCCCGGCTGCA contains:
- a CDS encoding IS110 family transposase — protein: AAGKAKKVALTACMRKLLTILNAMLKHQTPWTINIARSS